DNA from Magnolia sinica isolate HGM2019 chromosome 19, MsV1, whole genome shotgun sequence:
caacaCGGACTACTAGAGGGTCACTCCCGAGTCCGAGTCTGCTTGCAGGAATcctgagaaatttaggactgtggaccccaccttttatccagctatttttatgaaaaatacaaactttgttttgcaacttagacctgctcgtatggacagcgaatttgaggacgaaaataccccttctttcacagaaacggattgggtacttcgCCTGCCACCACCCAATGGCGGATGATCGGTggactgtgggccacaccatgatgtatgattttcatccatgccgtccatatatttttccagatcattttattatatgataccaaaaataaggtatatctgcatctcaaatgtaccacattataggaaacagtgttgaatgagcgttgaccattaaaaacatttagggggcccactgtgatgtttgtgagaaatccttcccgtCTAAGTtccttcatagggtcacaaagaccgggatgaagaagaaaaacaaatttcataatgattcaaaacttctgtaacccctaaaagggtttcaatggtaaacgttcaattccccactgccttttacagtgtggtccacttgatagttagatctatcttattttttgtctcaagacttaatatgatctctccaaatagatggacggtttggatataatacagacctcatgatgggacccacaaaagcaacacaacAAAAATGCCGTGGCAGTCTCCTACGGTtatagctacagttataatccgtagctataatgtatcgaaaattgcacgCTTTTTTAGGCTAACTCGTTAGATAGTTAGGGACGTTTTCGATAATATCAATACAGTATTTTTACCTACAGCTACGAATTACAGCCGTAGCtataactgtagtctgtgccaatctatacaatttttatttttatttttttaatatttatttttcttttttacatggagaactttattctacctacaatattctctaatacatatttatataaatatgtatgtataaacatatataaaaaaagattctttctttttttcatttctttctttattcatttaacaagaatatcttctaaatgtGAAATTCatcggagcaaacatgaaattaagcggggcaaatttgaatttcagtggggcaaactagatattcagcggggcaaattgacgATTCAGCGTGGGACACTGGAAAaacagtgggacaaactggaaattgagcgaagcaaactgaaaattgagcgggacaaactagaaattgagtggggcaaactaaaaattcatcgaggtaaacatgaaattgagcggggcaaacatgaattttagcaggagaaacatgaaattcaacgagacaAGCATGAATTTTAGCAGGAGAAATATAAAATTCAACGGAGCAAGCATGAatctcagcggggcaaactagaaattcagcggggcaaactagaaaatcagcggtgcaaatatgaaattaagaggggcaaactagaaaatcaacagggCAAACTTAACTAATAATTTtatgacttgagcccaaaaatctaaacatatccaatgttcaaatggaccacaccacatgataattttgaattgaacttctaccgttgatcatttcttaagggccacagaagttttggaacaagcttataattgtgctttttatgaacaggtttgataacaaacaaacatcactggtGGGCCTTAtgtggttttaatggtggaaattattattcacactgtttcccgtggtatgatctacTTTGATCTTTTCATACGCTTgaatttggggctaaaccccttaaattagatagataaacaaatggacggtattgatatactacatacattcaatgtggggtTAACAGAGTTTAAAATATATCTGTAGTGCGTGCTTTTTCATTGGACTCACCATTTTCGAAAGAGGGTATGATTGCTGATGTGTAGGGAGGATGTACTCCAATGCTGTTAAGAAACTGACAATGAAAGCAGCAGTGAAACCAGTGGTGGAAAGGGGTGAAAGgagaggaaagggggtgaaagcaacggtaGTGAAAGGAGCactggaaaaggagatgaataGAAAACAGTGAAAAGGGTCAGAAAAAGCGGACAACAGTGAAAGGGATGGGTATTTTCGTCATGAAATTCGGTTtccgcacgtgcaggtctaagttgcaaaacaaagtttgccTTCTTtcgtaaaaacagctggataaaaggtggggtccacagtcctaaatttctccagGAATCCTGGCAGTTCCCAGTTGCAGGCAATATTCAAAGTACGGAAAAGTTTTCCTTTTGAAAAGTCATGAAGATGGTAAATAGGTGGAAATCGCAGCAGAGAAAGATAGAGTTGAATGGAAGATGGGACCTCCAAAGGGGAGAGGAAAAGACAAATCGAATTCAAAGGGAGGCcaatctctctcctctccttctccttctccttctccatcaAATGAGAACAAGTACCCTTGTTGCATTCGCTTCCTTCCTCCTTCCACCGTTGCCATTACCGTCCACGCCAAACCCGGCTCCAAGCTTCCTGCCATCAcaggttcttcttcttcctcttcatctatttcacctctctctctctctctatatatatatatattgcattgaTTTGTTTGACTTGCGATGAAATATTCAGATATCAACGAC
Protein-coding regions in this window:
- the LOC131234302 gene encoding uncharacterized protein LOC131234302 isoform X2 encodes the protein MGPPKGRGKDKSNSKGGQSLSSPSPSPSPSNENKYPCCIRFLPPSTVAITVHAKPGSKLPAITDINDEALGVQIDAPAKDGEANAALLLFISSDL